A window of Symphalangus syndactylus isolate Jambi chromosome 24, NHGRI_mSymSyn1-v2.1_pri, whole genome shotgun sequence contains these coding sequences:
- the PLTP gene encoding phospholipid transfer protein isoform X6 — protein sequence MALFGTLFLALLAGAHAEFPGCKIRVTSKALELVKQEGLRFLEQELETITIPDLRGKEGHFYYNISEVKVTELQLTSSELDFQPQQELMLQITNASLGLRFRRQLLYWFLKVYDFLSTFITSGMRFLLNQQICPVLYHAGMVLLNSLLDTVPVRSSVDELVGIDYSLMKDPVASTSNLDMDFRGAFFPLTERNWSLPNRAVEPQLQEEERMVYVAFSEFFFDSAMESYFRAGALQLSLVGDKVPHDLDMLLRATYFGSIVLLSPAVIDSPLKLELRVLAPPRCTIKPSGTTISVTASVTIALVPPDQPEVQLSSMTMDARLSAKMALRGKALRTQLDLRRFRIYSNHSALESLALIPLQAPLKTMLQIGVMPMLNERTWRGVQIPLPEGINFVREVVMNHAGFLTIGADLHFAKGLREVIEKNRPANVRASTAPPPSTAAV from the exons ATGGCCCTCTTCGGGACCCTCTTCCTAGCGCTGCTGGCAGGCGCTCACGCAGAGTTCCCAGGCTGCAAGATCCGCGTCACCTCCAAGGCGCTGGAGCTGG TGAAGCAGGAGGGGCTGCGCTTTCTGGAACAAGAGCTGGAGACCATCACCATTCCGGACCTGCGGGGCAAAGAAGGCCACTTCTACTACAACATCTCTGA GGTGAAGGTCACAGAGCTGCAGCTGACATCTTCCGAGCTCGATTTCCAGCCACAGCAGGAGCTGATGCTACAAATCACCAATGCCTCCTTGGGCCTGCGCTTCCGGAGACAGCTGCTCTACTGGTTCTT GAAGGTGTATGATTTTCTCTCCACGTTCATCACCTCAGGGATGCGCTTCCTCCTCAACCAGCAG ATCTGCCCCGTACTCTACCATGCAGGGATGGTCCTGCTCAACTCCCTCCTGGACACCGTGCCTG TGCGCAGTTCTGTGGATGAGCTTGTTGGCATTGACTATTCCCTCATGAAGGATCCTGTGGCTTCCACCAGCAACCTGGACATGGACTTCCGG GGGGCCTTCTTCCCCCTGACTGAAAGGAACTGGAGCCTCCCCAACCGGGCGGTGGAGCCCCAGCTGCAGGAGGAGGAGCGGATGGTGTATGTGGCCTTCTCTGAGTTCTTCTTCGACTCTGCCATGGAGAGCTACTTCCGGGCAGGGGCCCTGCAGCTGTCGCTGGTGGGGGACAAG GTGCCCCACGACTTGGACATGCTGCTGAGGGCCACCTACTTTGGGAGCATTGTCCTGCTG AGCCCAGCAGTGATTGACTCCCCATTGAAGCTGGAGCTGCGGGTACTGGCGCCACCACGCTGCACCATCAAGCCCTCTGGCACCACCATCTCTGTCACTGCTAGCGTCACCATCGCCCTGGTTCCACCAGACCAGCCTGAGGTCCAGCTGTCCAGCATGACTATG GACGCCCGTCTCAGCGCCAAGATGGCTCTCCGGGGGAAGGCCCTGCGCACGCAGCTGGACCTGCGCAG GTTCCGAATCTATTCCAACCATTCTGCACTGGAGTCGCTGGCT CTGATCCCATTACAGGCCCCTCTGAAGACCATGCTGCAGATTGGGGTGATGCCCATGCTCAACG AGCGGACCTGGCGTGGGGTGCAGATCCCACTACCTGAGGGCATCAACTTTGTGCGTGAGGTGGTGATGAACCATGCG GGATTCCTCACCATCGGGGCTGATCTCCACTTTGCCAAAGGGCTGCGAGAGGTGATTGAGAAGAACCGGCCTGCCAATGTCAGGGCGTCCACTGCCCCCCCACCCTCCACAGCAGCTGTCTGA